The Streptomyces griseiscabiei genome includes a window with the following:
- a CDS encoding DNA-directed RNA polymerase subunit beta': MLDVNFFDELRIGLATADDIRQWSHGEVKKPETINYRTLKPEKDGLFCEKIFGPTRDWECYCGKYKRVRFKGIICERCGVEVTRAKVRRERMGHIELAAPVTHIWYFKGVPSRLGYLLDLAPKDLEKVIYFAAYMITYVDEERRTRDLPSLEAHVSVERQQIENRRDADLEARAKKLETDLAELEAEGAKADVRRKVREGAEREMKQLRDRTQREIDRLDEVWTRFKNLKVQDLEGDELLYRELRDRFGTYFDGSMGAAALQKRLESFDLDEEAERLREIIRTGKGQKKTRALKRLKVVSAFLQTSNSPKGMVLDCVPVIPPDLRPMVQLDGGRFATSDLNDLYRRVINRNNRLKRLLDLGAPEIIVNNEKRMLQEAVDALFDNGRRGRPVTGPGNRPLKSLSDMLKGKQGRFRQNLLGKRVDYSARSVIVVGPQLKLHQCGLPKAMALELFKPFVMKRLVDLNHAQNIKSAKRMVERGRTVVYDVLEEVIAEHPVLLNRAPTLHRLGIQAFEPQLVEGKAIQIHPLVCTAFNADFDGDQMAVHLPLSAEAQAEARILMLSSNNILKPADGRPVTMPTQDMVLGLFFLTTDGELRDTKGEGRSFASTAEAIMAFDADELALQSQVDIRFPVGTIPPRGWMPPAREEGEPEWQQGDSFRLKTTLGRALFNELLPEDYPFVDYSVGKKQLSEIVNDLAERYPKVIVAATLDNLKAAGFFWATRSGVTVAISDVVVPEAKKEIVRGYEAQDEKVQKQYERGLITKEERTQELIAIWTKATNEVAEAMNANFPKTNPIFMMVDSGARGNMMQMRQIAGMRGLVSNAKNETIPRPIKASFREGLSVLEYFISTHGARKGLADTALRTADSGYLTRRLVDVSQDVIIREEDCGTERGLKLRIASKDETGILRKAEDVETSVYARMLAEDVVIDGKVIAPANVDLGDVLIDQLVHHGVEEVKTRSILTCESKVGTCAMCYGRSLATGKLVDIGEAVGIIAAQSIGEPGTQLTMRTFHTGGVAGDDITQGLPRVVELFEARTPKGVAPISEAAGRVRIEETEKTKKIVITPDDGSDETAFPISKRARLLVSEGEHVEVGQKLTVGATNPHDVLRILGQRAVQVHLVGEVQKVYNSQGVSIHDKHIEIIIRQMLRRVTIIESGDAELLPGELVERSKFETENRRVVQEGGHPASGRPQLMGITKASLATESWLSAASFQETTRVLTDAAINAKSDSLIGLKENVIIGKLIPAGTGLSRYRNIRVEPTEEAKAAMYSAVGYDDIDYSPFGTGSGQAVPLEDYDYGPYNQ; the protein is encoded by the coding sequence GTGCTCGACGTCAACTTCTTCGACGAGCTCCGGATCGGTCTGGCCACCGCTGACGACATCCGTCAGTGGAGCCACGGCGAGGTCAAGAAGCCCGAGACGATCAACTACCGCACGCTCAAGCCCGAAAAGGACGGACTCTTCTGCGAGAAGATCTTCGGTCCGACCCGGGACTGGGAGTGCTACTGCGGCAAGTACAAGCGTGTCCGCTTCAAGGGCATCATCTGTGAGCGCTGTGGCGTCGAGGTCACTCGCGCCAAGGTGCGCCGTGAGCGGATGGGCCACATCGAGCTGGCCGCTCCCGTCACCCACATCTGGTACTTCAAGGGCGTTCCGTCGCGGCTGGGCTACCTGCTCGACCTCGCCCCGAAGGACCTGGAGAAGGTCATCTACTTCGCGGCGTACATGATCACGTACGTCGACGAGGAGCGCCGCACCCGCGATCTGCCCTCGCTGGAGGCCCACGTCTCCGTCGAGCGTCAGCAGATCGAGAACCGCCGGGACGCCGACCTGGAGGCCCGCGCCAAGAAGCTCGAGACCGACCTGGCCGAGCTGGAGGCCGAGGGCGCCAAGGCCGATGTGCGCCGCAAGGTGCGCGAGGGCGCCGAGCGCGAGATGAAGCAGCTGCGCGACCGTACGCAGCGCGAGATCGACCGTCTCGACGAGGTGTGGACCCGGTTCAAGAACCTCAAGGTCCAGGACCTGGAGGGCGACGAGCTCCTCTACCGCGAGCTGCGTGACCGCTTCGGCACGTACTTCGACGGCTCGATGGGTGCCGCGGCGCTGCAGAAGCGCCTGGAGTCCTTCGACCTCGACGAGGAGGCCGAGCGCCTCCGCGAGATCATCCGTACCGGCAAGGGCCAGAAGAAGACCCGTGCGCTCAAGCGCCTCAAGGTCGTCTCCGCGTTCCTGCAGACCAGCAACAGCCCCAAGGGCATGGTGCTCGACTGCGTGCCGGTCATCCCGCCGGACCTCCGCCCGATGGTGCAGCTGGACGGTGGCCGCTTCGCGACCTCCGACCTGAACGACCTGTACCGCCGTGTGATCAACCGGAACAACCGACTGAAGCGGCTTCTCGACCTCGGCGCGCCCGAGATCATCGTGAACAACGAGAAGCGCATGCTCCAGGAGGCCGTGGACGCCCTCTTCGACAACGGTCGTCGTGGTCGCCCCGTCACCGGTCCCGGCAACCGCCCCCTGAAGTCCCTCAGCGACATGCTGAAGGGCAAGCAGGGTCGATTCCGTCAGAACCTGCTCGGCAAGCGTGTGGACTACTCCGCGCGTTCCGTGATCGTCGTCGGTCCGCAGCTGAAGCTGCACCAGTGCGGTCTGCCGAAGGCCATGGCCCTGGAGCTCTTCAAGCCGTTCGTCATGAAGCGGCTCGTGGACCTCAACCACGCGCAGAACATCAAGAGCGCCAAGCGCATGGTGGAGCGCGGCCGCACCGTCGTGTACGACGTCCTCGAAGAGGTCATCGCCGAGCACCCGGTGCTGCTGAACCGTGCGCCCACCCTGCACCGCCTCGGCATCCAGGCCTTCGAGCCGCAGCTGGTCGAGGGCAAGGCCATCCAGATCCACCCGCTCGTCTGCACCGCGTTCAACGCGGACTTCGACGGTGACCAGATGGCCGTCCACCTGCCGCTCTCCGCGGAGGCGCAGGCCGAGGCCCGCATCCTGATGCTGTCCTCGAACAACATCCTCAAGCCCGCCGACGGCCGTCCGGTGACGATGCCGACCCAGGACATGGTCCTCGGTCTGTTCTTCCTCACCACCGACGGTGAACTGCGTGACACCAAGGGCGAGGGGCGTTCGTTCGCCTCCACGGCCGAGGCGATCATGGCGTTCGACGCCGACGAGCTGGCGCTCCAGTCCCAGGTGGACATCCGCTTCCCGGTGGGCACCATCCCGCCGCGCGGCTGGATGCCCCCGGCGCGCGAGGAGGGCGAGCCCGAGTGGCAGCAGGGTGACAGCTTCCGGCTGAAGACCACGCTGGGCCGCGCGCTCTTCAACGAGCTGCTGCCCGAGGACTACCCGTTCGTCGACTACTCGGTGGGCAAGAAGCAGCTCTCCGAGATCGTCAACGACCTGGCCGAGCGCTACCCCAAGGTCATCGTGGCGGCGACGCTCGACAACCTGAAGGCGGCCGGCTTCTTCTGGGCGACCCGTTCCGGTGTCACCGTGGCCATCTCCGACGTCGTCGTTCCCGAGGCGAAGAAGGAGATCGTCCGCGGGTACGAGGCGCAGGACGAGAAGGTCCAGAAGCAGTACGAGCGCGGTCTGATCACCAAGGAAGAGCGCACGCAGGAGCTCATCGCGATCTGGACCAAGGCGACCAACGAGGTCGCCGAGGCGATGAACGCGAACTTCCCGAAGACGAACCCCATCTTCATGATGGTCGACTCGGGTGCCCGCGGAAACATGATGCAGATGCGTCAGATCGCCGGTATGCGTGGTCTGGTGTCGAACGCCAAGAACGAGACGATCCCGCGTCCCATCAAGGCGTCCTTCCGTGAGGGTCTGTCCGTGCTGGAGTACTTCATCTCCACGCACGGTGCCCGTAAGGGTCTGGCGGACACCGCCCTGCGTACCGCCGACTCGGGTTACCTGACCCGTCGTCTGGTGGACGTCTCGCAGGACGTCATCATCCGCGAGGAGGACTGCGGCACCGAGCGCGGTCTGAAGCTGCGGATCGCGTCCAAGGACGAGACCGGCATCCTGCGCAAGGCCGAGGACGTCGAGACCAGCGTCTACGCCCGCATGCTCGCCGAGGACGTCGTCATCGACGGCAAGGTGATCGCGCCGGCCAACGTGGACCTGGGCGACGTGCTCATCGACCAGCTCGTGCACCACGGTGTCGAGGAGGTCAAGACCCGCTCGATCCTGACCTGTGAGTCCAAGGTCGGCACGTGTGCCATGTGCTACGGCCGCTCCCTGGCCACCGGCAAGCTGGTCGACATCGGTGAGGCGGTCGGCATCATCGCCGCCCAGTCCATCGGTGAGCCCGGTACCCAGCTGACGATGCGTACCTTCCACACCGGTGGTGTGGCCGGTGACGACATCACGCAGGGTCTGCCGCGTGTCGTCGAGCTCTTCGAGGCCCGTACGCCCAAGGGTGTCGCGCCGATCTCCGAGGCGGCCGGTCGCGTCCGCATCGAGGAGACGGAGAAGACCAAGAAGATCGTCATCACGCCGGACGACGGCAGCGACGAGACGGCGTTCCCGATCTCGAAGCGCGCCCGTCTGCTGGTGAGCGAGGGCGAGCACGTCGAGGTGGGCCAGAAGCTCACCGTGGGTGCCACCAACCCGCACGACGTGCTGCGCATCCTGGGTCAGCGTGCCGTCCAGGTCCACCTGGTCGGCGAGGTCCAGAAGGTCTACAACTCGCAGGGTGTGTCGATCCACGACAAGCACATCGAGATCATCATCCGGCAGATGCTGCGCCGGGTGACGATCATCGAGTCCGGCGACGCCGAGCTGCTGCCCGGTGAGCTGGTCGAGCGCTCGAAGTTCGAGACCGAGAACCGTCGTGTGGTCCAGGAGGGCGGTCACCCGGCCTCCGGTCGTCCGCAGCTGATGGGTATCACCAAGGCCTCGCTGGCGACGGAATCCTGGCTGTCGGCCGCCTCCTTCCAGGAGACGACCCGAGTGCTGACGGACGCGGCGATCAACGCCAAGTCCGACTCGCTCATCGGCCTCAAGGAGAACGTCATCATCGGTAAGCTCATCCCGGCCGGTACGGGTCTGTCCCGCTACCGCAACATCCGGGTGGAGCCCACCGAGGAGGCCAAGGCCGCGATGTACTCGGCCGTCGGCTACGACGACATCGACTACTCGCCGTTCGGCACGGGCTCCGGCCAGGCCGTCCCGCTGGAGGACTACGACTACGGTCCGTACAACCAGTAA
- a CDS encoding DUF1707 and DUF4190 domain-containing protein — protein MLAAHADRERAVDVLKAGFSEGRMPQDEYERRVERAYQARTVGELSLLVADLPQGPMGMQPTAMTGAPVPRTFMPAPLPPPVTNGKAVGAMVCGVLTTMTMGLTGIPAVILGHTARSEIKRTGEGGDGFALAGIILGWLSVAGWAAFLALIMLLEVSSSGV, from the coding sequence ATGCTCGCCGCCCATGCCGACCGTGAGCGTGCCGTCGATGTCCTCAAGGCCGGCTTCAGTGAGGGCCGCATGCCGCAGGACGAGTACGAGCGGCGTGTGGAGCGCGCCTATCAGGCGCGCACCGTGGGGGAGCTGTCCCTGCTCGTCGCCGATCTGCCGCAGGGCCCCATGGGGATGCAGCCGACCGCGATGACGGGCGCCCCGGTGCCCAGGACGTTCATGCCGGCCCCGCTGCCGCCGCCGGTCACCAACGGCAAGGCCGTGGGCGCCATGGTGTGCGGGGTCCTCACGACCATGACGATGGGGCTCACCGGCATTCCGGCGGTCATCCTCGGCCACACCGCCCGCTCCGAGATCAAGCGCACGGGCGAGGGCGGCGACGGCTTCGCCCTGGCCGGGATCATCCTCGGCTGGCTCTCCGTGGCCGGCTGGGCCGCCTTCCTCGCCCTCATCATGCTGCTGGAGGTGTCGTCGAGCGGCGTCTGA
- the rpsL gene encoding 30S ribosomal protein S12, whose amino-acid sequence MPTIQQLVRKGRQDKVEKNKTPALEGSPQRRGVCTRVFTTTPKKPNSALRKVARVRLTSGIEVTAYIPGEGHNLQEHSIVLVRGGRVKDLPGVRYKIIRGSLDTQGVKNRKQARSRYGAKKEK is encoded by the coding sequence GTGCCTACGATCCAGCAGCTGGTCCGGAAGGGCCGGCAGGACAAGGTCGAGAAGAACAAGACGCCCGCACTCGAGGGTTCGCCCCAGCGTCGCGGCGTCTGCACGCGTGTGTTCACGACCACCCCGAAGAAGCCGAACTCGGCCCTGCGTAAGGTCGCGCGTGTGCGTCTGACCAGCGGGATCGAGGTCACTGCTTACATTCCGGGTGAGGGACACAACCTGCAGGAGCACTCCATCGTGCTCGTGCGCGGCGGCCGTGTGAAGGACCTGCCCGGTGTTCGCTACAAGATCATCCGCGGTTCGCTCGACACCCAGGGTGTCAAGAACCGCAAGCAGGCCCGCAGCCGCTACGGCGCCAAGAAGGAGAAGTAA
- the rpsG gene encoding 30S ribosomal protein S7 → MPRKGPAPKRPVIIDPVYGSPLVTSLINKVLLNGKRSTAERIVYGAMEGLREKTSNDPVITLKRALENIKPTLEVKSRRVGGATYQVPIEVKPGRANTLALRWLVGYSRARREKTMTERLLNELLDASNGLGAAVKKREDTHKMAESNKAFAHYRW, encoded by the coding sequence ATGCCTCGTAAGGGCCCCGCCCCGAAGCGCCCGGTCATCATCGACCCGGTCTACGGTTCTCCTCTTGTCACGTCGCTGATCAACAAGGTGCTGCTGAACGGCAAGCGCTCCACCGCCGAGCGCATCGTGTACGGCGCCATGGAGGGCCTGCGCGAGAAGACCAGCAATGACCCGGTCATCACGCTGAAGCGCGCGCTGGAGAACATCAAGCCGACCCTCGAGGTCAAGTCCCGCCGTGTCGGTGGTGCGACGTACCAGGTTCCGATCGAGGTCAAGCCCGGTCGCGCCAACACGCTCGCGCTGCGCTGGCTGGTCGGTTACTCCCGCGCCCGTCGCGAGAAGACCATGACCGAGCGTCTGCTCAACGAGCTTCTCGACGCCTCCAACGGCCTCGGTGCCGCTGTGAAGAAGCGCGAGGACACCCACAAGATGGCCGAGTCCAACAAGGCCTTCGCGCACTACCGCTGGTAG
- the fusA gene encoding elongation factor G yields the protein MATTSLDLARVRNIGIMAHIDAGKTTTTERILFYTGVSYKIGEVHDGAATMDWMEQEQERGITITSAATTCHWPLEDNDYTINIIDTPGHVDFTVEVERSLRVLDGAVTVFDGVAGVEPQSETVWRQADRYGVPRICFVNKLDRTGAEFHRCVDMIKDRLGAVPIIMQLPIGAEMDFKGVVDLVRMKALVWSAEAAKGEMYDVVDIPATHAEAAEEYRGRLVETVAENDDEIMELFLEGQEPTEEQLYAAIRRITIASGKSDGVTVTPVFCGTAFKNKGVQPLLDAVVRYLPTPLDVEAIEGHDVKDPEVVVKRKPSDEEPLSALAFKIMSDPHLGKLTFVRVYSGRLESGTAVLNSVKGKKERIGKIYRMHANKREEIESVGAGDIIAVMGLKQTTTGETLCDDKQPVILESMDFPAPVIQVAIEPKSKGDQEKLGVAIQRLAEEDPSFQVHSDEETGQTIIGGMGELHLEVLVDRMRREFKVEANVGKPQVAYRETIRKAVERVDYTHKKQTGGTGQFAKVQIAIEPITESDGPAYEFVNKVTGGRIPREYIPSVDAGAQEAMQFGILAGYEMTGVRVTLIDGGYHEVDSSELAFKIAGSQAFKEAARKASPVLLEPMMAVEVTTPEESMGDVIGDLNSRRGQIQAMEERSGARVVKGLVPLSEMFGYVGDLRSKTSGRASYSMQFDSYAEVPRNVAEEIIAKAKGE from the coding sequence ATGGCTACCACTTCACTTGACCTGGCCAGGGTCCGCAACATCGGGATCATGGCCCACATCGACGCGGGCAAGACGACCACCACCGAGCGGATCCTCTTCTACACCGGCGTCAGCTACAAGATCGGTGAGGTCCACGACGGCGCCGCCACCATGGACTGGATGGAGCAGGAGCAGGAGCGTGGCATCACGATCACCTCTGCTGCCACCACCTGTCACTGGCCGCTCGAGGACAACGACTACACGATCAACATCATCGACACCCCGGGTCACGTGGACTTCACGGTCGAGGTGGAGCGTTCGCTCCGCGTCCTCGACGGTGCCGTCACCGTGTTCGACGGTGTCGCGGGTGTCGAGCCGCAGTCCGAGACGGTGTGGCGTCAGGCCGACCGTTACGGCGTGCCGCGTATCTGCTTCGTCAACAAGCTCGACCGGACCGGCGCGGAGTTCCACCGCTGCGTGGACATGATCAAGGACCGCCTCGGCGCCGTCCCGATCATCATGCAGCTGCCGATCGGTGCCGAGATGGACTTCAAGGGCGTTGTGGACCTGGTCCGCATGAAGGCGCTCGTGTGGTCCGCCGAAGCGGCCAAGGGCGAGATGTACGACGTCGTCGACATCCCGGCCACGCACGCCGAGGCCGCCGAGGAGTACCGCGGTCGCCTGGTCGAGACCGTCGCGGAGAACGACGACGAGATCATGGAGCTGTTCCTGGAGGGCCAGGAGCCCACCGAGGAGCAGCTGTACGCCGCGATCCGTCGCATCACCATCGCGTCCGGCAAGTCCGACGGCGTCACGGTCACCCCGGTGTTCTGTGGCACCGCGTTCAAGAACAAGGGCGTCCAGCCCCTGCTCGACGCGGTCGTGCGCTACCTGCCGACCCCGCTCGACGTCGAGGCCATCGAGGGTCACGACGTCAAGGACCCCGAGGTCGTCGTCAAGCGCAAGCCCTCCGACGAGGAGCCGCTGTCCGCGCTGGCGTTCAAGATCATGAGCGACCCGCACCTCGGCAAGCTCACCTTCGTCCGGGTCTACTCGGGCCGCCTGGAGTCCGGCACCGCCGTGCTGAACTCCGTCAAGGGCAAGAAGGAGCGCATCGGCAAGATCTACCGTATGCACGCGAACAAGCGTGAGGAGATCGAGTCGGTGGGCGCCGGCGACATCATCGCCGTCATGGGTCTGAAGCAGACCACGACCGGTGAGACGCTGTGCGACGACAAGCAGCCGGTGATCCTGGAGTCCATGGACTTCCCGGCGCCGGTCATCCAGGTCGCCATCGAGCCCAAGTCCAAGGGTGACCAGGAGAAGCTGGGTGTCGCCATCCAGCGTCTCGCGGAGGAGGACCCCTCCTTCCAGGTCCACTCGGACGAGGAGACCGGCCAGACCATCATCGGTGGTATGGGCGAGCTGCACCTCGAGGTGCTGGTCGACCGTATGCGCCGTGAGTTCAAGGTCGAGGCCAACGTCGGCAAGCCTCAGGTCGCGTACCGTGAGACGATCCGCAAGGCCGTCGAGCGCGTGGACTACACCCACAAGAAGCAGACCGGTGGTACCGGTCAGTTCGCCAAGGTGCAGATCGCGATCGAGCCGATCACCGAGTCCGACGGGCCGGCGTACGAGTTCGTCAACAAGGTCACCGGTGGCCGTATCCCGCGGGAGTACATCCCGTCGGTGGACGCCGGTGCGCAGGAGGCCATGCAGTTCGGCATCCTCGCGGGCTACGAGATGACGGGCGTCCGCGTCACGCTCATCGACGGTGGCTACCACGAGGTCGACTCCTCCGAGCTGGCGTTCAAGATCGCCGGTTCGCAGGCCTTCAAGGAGGCCGCGCGCAAGGCTTCTCCCGTTCTTCTTGAGCCGATGATGGCCGTCGAGGTCACCACGCCCGAGGAGTCCATGGGCGACGTCATCGGCGACCTCAACTCCCGCCGTGGCCAGATCCAGGCCATGGAGGAGCGCAGCGGCGCCCGCGTCGTGAAGGGCCTCGTGCCTCTTTCGGAGATGTTCGGCTACGTCGGAGACCTCCGCAGCAAGACCTCGGGTCGCGCAAGCTACTCGATGCAGTTCGACTCCTACGCCGAGGTTCCGCGGAACGTCGCCGAGGAGATCATCGCGAAGGCCAAGGGCGAGTAA
- the tuf gene encoding elongation factor Tu, which produces MAKAKFERTKPHVNIGTIGHIDHGKTTLTAAITKVLHDAFPDLNEASAFDQIDKAPEERQRGITISIAHVEYQTETRHYAHVDCPGHADYIKNMITGAAQMDGAILVVAATDGPMPQTKEHVLLARQVGVPYIVVALNKADMVDDEEILELVELEVRELLSEYEFPGDDLPVVKVSALKALEGDKEWGQSVLDLMKAVDENIPQPERDVDKPFLMPIEDVFTITGRGTVVTGRIERGILKVNETVDIVGIKQDKTTTTVTGIEMFRKLLDEGQAGENVGLLLRGIKREDVERGQVIIKPGSVTPHTEFEAQAYILSKDEGGRHTPFFNNYRPQFYFRTTDVTGVVTLPEGTEMVMPGDNTEMKVELIQPIAMEEGLKFAIREGGRTVGAGQVTKITK; this is translated from the coding sequence GTGGCGAAGGCGAAGTTCGAGCGGACTAAGCCGCACGTCAACATCGGCACCATCGGTCACATCGACCACGGTAAGACGACCCTCACGGCCGCCATTACCAAGGTGCTGCACGACGCGTTCCCGGACCTGAACGAGGCCTCGGCGTTCGACCAGATCGACAAGGCTCCCGAGGAGCGCCAGCGCGGTATCACGATCTCGATCGCGCACGTCGAGTACCAGACGGAGACCCGTCACTACGCCCACGTCGACTGCCCCGGTCACGCGGACTACATCAAGAACATGATCACGGGTGCGGCGCAGATGGACGGCGCCATCCTCGTCGTCGCCGCCACCGACGGCCCGATGCCGCAGACCAAGGAGCACGTGCTCCTGGCCCGCCAGGTCGGCGTTCCGTACATCGTCGTCGCCCTGAACAAGGCCGACATGGTGGACGACGAGGAGATCCTGGAGCTCGTCGAGCTCGAGGTCCGTGAGCTGCTCTCCGAGTACGAGTTCCCGGGCGACGACCTGCCGGTCGTCAAGGTCTCGGCGCTCAAGGCCCTTGAGGGTGACAAGGAGTGGGGCCAGTCCGTCCTCGACCTGATGAAGGCCGTCGACGAGAACATCCCGCAGCCCGAGCGTGACGTCGACAAGCCGTTCCTGATGCCGATCGAGGACGTCTTCACGATCACCGGTCGTGGCACCGTCGTCACCGGTCGTATCGAGCGTGGCATCCTCAAGGTCAACGAGACCGTCGACATCGTCGGTATCAAGCAGGACAAGACCACCACCACGGTCACCGGCATCGAGATGTTCCGCAAGCTGCTCGACGAGGGCCAGGCCGGTGAGAACGTCGGTCTGCTCCTCCGTGGCATCAAGCGCGAGGACGTCGAGCGCGGCCAGGTCATCATCAAGCCCGGTTCGGTCACGCCGCACACCGAGTTCGAGGCCCAGGCCTACATCCTGTCCAAGGACGAGGGTGGCCGCCACACGCCGTTCTTCAACAACTACCGTCCGCAGTTCTACTTCCGTACGACGGACGTGACGGGCGTTGTGACCCTCCCCGAGGGCACCGAGATGGTGATGCCGGGTGACAACACCGAGATGAAGGTGGAGCTCATCCAGCCCATCGCCATGGAGGAGGGCCTGAAGTTCGCCATCCGTGAGGGTGGCCGGACCGTCGGCGCCGGCCAGGTCACCAAGATCACCAAGTAG
- a CDS encoding RNA polymerase sigma factor, with product MYDPVAFEVFYRRHVDTVTRFMARRVTDPHTVADLTAETFLAVIDSARAYRPELGSETAWLFGIARNVVAAESRRSARQSALGGRIAGRRLLEADDIDRLEEKLDAEGAGRRALAALDGLPEGERAVIELVAVDQLSVTEAATALGIRKVTARVRLHRARRALRSAAVGSGEQAAALTYAGGEA from the coding sequence ATGTACGACCCGGTGGCCTTCGAGGTCTTCTACCGCCGCCATGTCGACACCGTCACCCGCTTCATGGCCCGGCGGGTCACCGATCCGCACACCGTCGCCGATCTCACCGCCGAGACCTTCCTCGCGGTGATCGACTCGGCCCGCGCGTACCGGCCCGAGCTGGGCAGTGAGACGGCCTGGCTGTTCGGCATCGCGCGCAACGTGGTGGCGGCGGAGTCGCGGCGCAGTGCCCGGCAGAGCGCGCTCGGCGGGCGGATCGCCGGCCGGCGGCTGCTGGAGGCCGACGACATCGACCGGCTGGAGGAGAAGCTCGACGCGGAGGGGGCCGGGCGGCGGGCGCTGGCCGCGCTGGACGGGCTCCCCGAGGGCGAGCGGGCCGTGATCGAACTCGTCGCCGTGGATCAGCTGAGCGTGACCGAGGCCGCCACGGCACTGGGGATACGCAAGGTCACGGCACGCGTACGGCTCCACCGGGCGAGGCGGGCGCTGCGCTCGGCCGCCGTGGGGAGCGGCGAACAGGCGGCGGCACTCACATACGCAGGGGGAGAGGCATGA